The following coding sequences lie in one Musa acuminata AAA Group cultivar baxijiao chromosome BXJ1-8, Cavendish_Baxijiao_AAA, whole genome shotgun sequence genomic window:
- the LOC135589124 gene encoding thaumatin-like protein 1b: MAQPRLVSLAFFVAVLISGAHSTTFNFKNNCPDPVWPASLNDSDKGALSQTGFQLDSGASFSLDAPPAWGGRLWARHKCSTDSSGRFSCLSGDCGTGHVACNGAGGASPTTLVEFTLQGDGGKDFYDVSCVNGFNVPVSVVPSGGSNCDSTSCRTNINARCPTELQMLAPDGSLVGCKSACLAFDTNEYCCMGQYGRPDTCKPTSYSKMFEDACPPAYSYAYEDKSSTFTCVGANYDITYCP; encoded by the exons ATGGCGCAGCCACGACTCGTCTCTCTCGCCTTCTTCGTCGCCGTCCTGATCTCAG GCGCCCACTCCACCACCTTTAACTTCAAGAACAACTGCCCCGACCCTGTTTGGCCTGCCTCGCTGAACGATTCCGACAAAGGTGCTCTTTCCCAGACCGGATTCCAGCTGGACAGTGGCGCCTCGTTTTCGCTGGATGCGCCACCCGCATGGGGAGGCCGGCTGTGGGCTCGGCACAAATGTTCCACCGACTCGTCCGGTAGATTCTCGTGCCTCTCCGGGGACTGCGGCACTGGGCATGTGGCGTGCAATGGGGCTGGAGGAGCGTCGCCGACCACGCTCGTCGAGTTCACCCTGCAGGGCGACGGAGGCAAGGATTTCTACGACGTGAGCTGCGTCAACGGCTTCAACGTGCCGGTATCGGTCGTTCCCAGCGGGGGGTCAAACTGCGACAGCACGTCGTGCCGGACGAACATCAACGCGCGGTGCCCCACGGAGTTGCAGATGCTGGCGCCGGACGGGAGCTTGGTGGGGTGCAAGAGCGCATGCTTAGCCTTCGACACGAACGAGTACTGCTGCATGGGCCAGTACGGTCGCCCGGACACATGCAAGCCCACCAGCTACTCCAAGATGTTCGAGGATGCGTGTCCTCCAGCTTATAGTT
- the LOC135588984 gene encoding thaumatin-like protein 1, with product MILVDASSGARSATFSFKNNCSFTIWPASLANSDKGALSQTGFQLDSGASFSLDAPPAWGGRLWARQTCSTDSAGKFSCITGDCGTGQVACNGAGGAPPTTLIEFTLQGYGGKDFYDVSCVDGFNLPVLVVPSGGSNCNSTSCPVNVNALCPQELRITAPDGGVVGCKSACLAFNTDEYCCRGQYGSPDTCKPSYYSQIFKNACPQAYSYAYDDRTSTFTCVGANYDITFCP from the coding sequence ATGATACTTGTTGATGCTTCTTCAGGCGCACGCTCCGCCACCTTTAGCTTCAAGAACAACTGCTCCTTCACTATTTGGCCTGCCTCGTTGGCCAATTCCGACAAAGGTGCTCTTTCCCAGACCGGATTCCAGCTGGACAGTGGCGCCTCCTTTTCACTGGACGCGCCACCCGCCTGGGGAGGCCGGCTGTGGGCTCGGCAAACGTGTTCCACCGACTCGGCGGGCAAATTCTCGTGCATCACCGGGGACTGCGGCACTGGGCAGGTGGCGTGCAATGGGGCGGGAGGAGCGCCGCCGACCACGCTCATCGAGTTCACCCTGCAGGGCTACGGAGGCAAGGATTTCTACGACGTGAGCTGCGTCGACGGCTTCAACTTGCCGGTGTTGGTCGTTCCCAGCGGGGGGTCGAATTGCAACAGCACGTCGTGCCCGGTGAACGTCAACGCGCTGTGCCCCCAGGAGTTGCGGATAACAGCGCCGGACGGGGGCGTGGTGGGGTGCAAGAGCGCATGCTTAGCCTTCAACACGGACGAGTACTGCTGCAGGGGCCAGTACGGTAGCCCGGACACTTGCAAGCCCTCCTACTACTCCCAGATCTTCAAGAATGCATGTCCTCAAGCATATAGTTATGCTTATGATGATAGGACCAGCACCTTCACCTGTGTGGGGGCTAACTACGATATCACCTTCTGCCCTTGA
- the LOC135588985 gene encoding thaumatin-like protein 1b has protein sequence MAQPRLVSLAFFVAVLISGAHSTTFNFKNNCSDPVWPASLNNSGKGALSQTGFQLDSGASFSLDAPPAWGGRLWARHKCSTDSSGRFSCLSGDCGTGQVACNGAGGARPTTLVEFTLQGDGGKDFYDVSCIDGFNVPVSVVPSGGSNCDSTSCRTNINARCPTELQMLAPDGSVVGCKSACLAFDTYEYCCKGQYDSPDTCKPTSYSKMFKDACPQAYSYAYDDKSSTFTCVGANYDITYCP, from the exons ATGGCGCAGCCACGACTCGTCTCTCTCGCCTTCTTCGTCGCCGTCCTGATCTCAG GCGCCCACTCCACCACCTTTAACTTCAAGAACAACTGCTCCGACCCTGTTTGGCCTGCCTCGCTGAACAATTCCGGCAAAGGTGCTCTTTCCCAGACCGGATTCCAGCTGGACAGTGGCGCCTCCTTTTCGCTGGATGCGCCACCCGCCTGGGGAGGCCGGCTGTGGGCTCGGCACAAATGTTCCACCGACTCGTCCGGTAGATTCTCGTGCCTCTCCGGGGACTGCGGCACTGGGCAGGTGGCGTGCAATGGGGCGGGAGGAGCGCGGCCGACCACGCTCGTCGAGTTCACCCTGCAGGGCGACGGAGGCAAGGATTTCTACGACGTGAGCTGCATCGACGGCTTCAACGTGCCGGTGTCGGTCGTTCCCAGCGGGGGGTCGAACTGCGACAGCACGTCGTGCCGGACGAACATCAACGCGCGGTGCCCCACGGAGTTGCAGATGCTGGCGCCGGACGGGAGCGTGGTGGGGTGCAAGAGCGCATGCTTAGCCTTCGACACGTACGAGTACTGCTGCAAGGGCCAGTACGATAGCCCGGACACATGCAAGCCCACCAGCTACTCCAAGATGTTCAAGGATGCGTGTCCTCAAGCTTATAGTTATGCTTATGATGACAAGAGCAGCACCTTCACCTGCGTGGGGGCTAATTACGATATCACCTACTGCCCTTGA
- the LOC135589113 gene encoding thaumatin-like protein 1, producing MAQPRLVSLAFFVAVLISGAHSTTFNFKNNCSDPVWPASLNNSGKGALSQTGFQLDSGASFSLDAPPAWGGRLWARHKCSTDSSGRFSCLSGDCGTGHVACNGAGGASPTTLVEFTLQGDGGKDFYDVSCVNGFNVPVACNGAGGALPTTLVEYTLQGDGGKDFYDMSCGDGFNVPVSVIPSGGSNCNSTTCRTNINARCPTELQMLASDESVVGCKSACLAFDTDEYCCRGQYGILDTWKPTSYSKMFKDACPQAYSYAYDDKSSTFTCVGANYDITYCP from the exons ATGGCGCAGCCACGACTCGTCTCTCTCGCCTTCTTCGTCGCCGTCCTGATCTCAG GCGCCCACTCCACCACCTTTAACTTCAAGAACAACTGCTCCGACCCTGTTTGGCCTGCCTCGCTGAACAATTCCGGCAAAGGTGCTCTTTCCCAGACCGGATTCCAGCTGGACAGTGGCGCCTCGTTTTCGCTGGATGCGCCACCCGCATGGGGAGGCCGGCTGTGGGCTCGGCACAAATGTTCCACCGACTCGTCCGGTAGATTCTCGTGCCTCTCCGGGGACTGCGGCACTGGGCATGTGGCGTGCAATGGGGCTGGAGGAGCGTCGCCGACCACGCTCGTCGAGTTCACCCTGCAGGGCGACGGAGGCAAGGATTTCTACGACGTGAGCTGCGTCAACGGCTTCAACGTGCCG GTGGCGTGCAATGGGGCGGGAGGAGCGCTGCCGACCACACTCGTCGAGTACACCCTACAGGGCGACGGAGGCAAGGATTTCTACGACATGAGCTGCGGCGATGGCTTCAACGTGCCGGTGTCGGTCATTCCCAGCGGGGGGTCGAACTGCAACAGCACGACGTGCCGGACGAACATCAATGCACGGTGCCCCACGGAGTTGCAGATGCTGGCGTCGGACGAGAGCGTGGTGGGGTGCAAGAGCGCATGCTTAGCCTTCGACACGGACGAGTATTGCTGCAGGGGTCAGTACGGTATCCTGGACACATGGAAGCCCACCAGCTACTCCAAGATGTTCAAGGATGCGTGTCCTCAAGCTTATAGTTATGCTTATGATGACAAGAGCAGCACCTTCACCTGCGTGGGGGCTAATTACGATATCACCTACTGCCCTTGA
- the LOC135588983 gene encoding thaumatin-like protein 1: MILVDASSGARSATFSFKNNCSFTIWPASLANSDKGALSQTGFQLDSGASFSLDAPPAWGGRLWARQTCSTDSAGKFSCITGDCGTGQVACNGAGGAPPTTFIEFTLQGYGGKDFYDVSCVDGFNLPVLVVPSGGSNCNSTSCPVNVNALCPQELRITAPDGGVVGCKSACLAFNTDEYCCRGQYGSPDTCKPSYYSQIFKNACPQAYSYAYDDRTSTFTCVGANYDITFCP, from the coding sequence ATGATACTTGTTGATGCTTCTTCAGGCGCACGCTCCGCCACCTTTAGCTTCAAGAACAACTGCTCCTTCACTATTTGGCCTGCCTCGTTGGCCAATTCCGACAAAGGTGCTCTTTCCCAGACCGGATTCCAGCTGGACAGTGGCGCCTCCTTTTCACTGGACGCGCCACCCGCCTGGGGAGGCCGGCTGTGGGCTCGGCAAACGTGTTCCACCGACTCGGCGGGCAAATTCTCGTGCATCACCGGGGACTGCGGCACTGGGCAGGTGGCGTGCAATGGGGCGGGAGGAGCGCCGCCGACCACGTTCATCGAGTTCACCCTGCAGGGCTACGGAGGCAAGGATTTCTACGACGTGAGCTGCGTCGACGGCTTCAACTTGCCGGTGTTGGTCGTTCCCAGCGGGGGGTCGAATTGCAACAGCACGTCGTGCCCGGTGAACGTCAACGCGCTGTGCCCCCAGGAGTTGCGGATAACAGCGCCGGACGGGGGCGTGGTGGGGTGCAAGAGCGCATGCTTAGCCTTCAACACGGACGAGTACTGCTGCAGGGGCCAGTACGGTAGCCCGGACACTTGCAAGCCCTCCTACTACTCCCAGATCTTCAAGAATGCATGTCCTCAAGCATATAGTTATGCTTATGATGATAGGACCAGCACCTTCACCTGTGTGGGGGCTAACTACGATATCACCTTCTGCCCTTGA